One part of the Gossypium raimondii isolate GPD5lz chromosome 1, ASM2569854v1, whole genome shotgun sequence genome encodes these proteins:
- the LOC128039270 gene encoding uncharacterized protein LOC128039270, with product MSFDGASNALGHVIGAVLVSPEGDHYPLTARLNFFCTNNIAEYEACIMGLRAAIKRKIKILEVHGDSALVIYQIRGDWEVRDPKLVKYHDLVAELIKEFYKVTFNYFPREESQLADALATLASMFKANRETEIIPIQMSIYETPAHCFSIEEESDGRPWFHDILEYIKNQRYPEQANENDKRTIRRMAIGFVLDGDILYKRGKDQELLRCVDTVEARKILEEVHEGI from the coding sequence ATGAGCTTTGATGGTGCATCAAATGCATTGGGGCATGTGATAGGAGCAGTCTTAGTGTCACCTGAAGGGGACCATTACCCGCTTACTGCCAGATTGAATTTCTTCTGTACAAATAATATAGCGGAATATGAGGCTTGCATCATGGGACTTCGTGCAGCTATCAagaggaaaatcaaaattttagaggtACACGGGGACTCAGCATTAGTCATTTATCAAATTCGTGGAGATTGGGAAGTGAGAGATCcaaaattagtcaaatatcATGATCTCGTTGCAGAGCTGATCAAGGAGTTCTATAAAGTAACTTTTAACTACTTTCCACGAGAGGAGAGCCAACTGGCTGATGCCCTAGCCACCTTGGCTTCGATGTTTAAGGCAAACAGAGAAACTGAGATAATCCCCATCCAAATGAGTATATACGAGACCCCCGCACACTGTTTTAGTATTGAGGAGGAGTCAGATGGACGACCATGGTTCCATGATATCTTGGAGTATATCAAGAATCAAAGGTACCCCGAGCAAGCAAAcgagaatgacaaaagaacaatcAGGAGAATGGCGATTGGATTTGTTCTTGACGGGGATATTCTTtacaaaaggggaaaagatCAAGAGCTCCTGAGGTGCGTGGACACTGTTGAAGCTAGAAAGATACTTGAAGAGGTTCATGAAGGAATTTAG